In Quercus robur chromosome 11, dhQueRobu3.1, whole genome shotgun sequence, the sequence gcataggggcccatagtgtggacaaacctactcacatgttccacggcacttccgttcctcccatcgaaaggatggaactttgggggttcgtaccccttaaggtatggtttgccaagaagttctagagggaacgggggatcccgagagaattgcttggggatccctgagagttgttccctttcttgctccaggagggcattgacatctaccagtgtcaagtactgagggttggctcttcctcccactgcAGACCCTCCTTCTGACTgcgtcccatcttggtggccagtagggggaacattgtctctgatttcctgtgtcctgccctctttgagaagacgaacttcttgctccagatcctttaacattgctgtcatcctggccatgaggtctggttcctgccttgcgtgtctttgttctgacacaacctcctgttctaccaagggtatcccacctccttgcctggaagctacctcgttttctcctacaggctcagaggccgtaggtggcacattagttcctttgctgtttctttgtcttggaggcattctctgtgaaggggttgcttcttccttcttctttgcccagtccccagtgaagtcgccaaaatgtgagaatgcatttttcgtgacactcaggcccaaggatcccgggcctaaatgaaaaggaggatttggtggaccgggccttgactcaccgcagctaacgagctgtttaagaatcaagtgaaatgcagagaatactcctgacaatataaagaaaatgacaaaaaagatatcgaagagtgccaaaaattaacaaagtaaattcagaaggaaagaaacaggattagcaaagcaataaaaattagtgctgtggggatcctgggaaatatgaagcaatgtttcattaatacattatctgtttgattacagaaagctcactaggacgtgatacaaggttcaataaaaaattgcagtcttgaatggctatttcagtcttcaaaacttgcaaagtttgattctcgttgaatccgagtatgtgcaatagtggcttttacaggataccgggaaggaatatttgtttttcccttcgtattttcctttctgcacagattttctgatagtttttcctagataatttcttctttcttgtgtttctttttttttttcgctgctttcttcacaacccatcccctccttttataatggagttttttggGCTTCCCGGGGAatcgttggttcccctgttttgctcttttgcaaacagagcatgtcctgttcccatcgtctcggtaagtcccttttccgtttttcttcattctttccttctttcagctctaattcttttgaaagcttctggttggccatcctctttgggacgtgctgaggtatgcccttctcggcatccccatttctggcgttttccacttttcccttttctttcctatttgggcggaatcctgttctgccatttttgaaagtcgtttgttatcatttttcttccctgtcctggttccccgaggcctttTCTGtttgtgccatgagaggtcgctcgcgttcttttttgcttttgtttcttgttttcttcttctgtcttctttccatcgagctgtcccagtcttcctttttctttgtgcctgaagggatccgcgcTTATTGacggttcctgaggatccttgcttcttatactttgccgtggtcctctttttttttggatgcttctttttttctgggcttcaggatcctctgggcctttcttttattcccccatgggtctcctgtatctattactttgggcttagcttgaatttttccttttgggcttgacttgttctttttgggcttatttcactatgacctttttttagacctcaacaatgttcaagggtgttttatacactatttgaactttcactattGGAATGTCAGGAGCATAAATTAGAAAGGTTACATCTAGAAGTCTGTCTTAATAGTTATGTAGCTTGCAATTTCATTTAACTTATATGCAGAATGTTTTGAATGGATTCAGGTTTGCTATGTTGCTTTCTGGAATGATATTACTCTTGAGTGCTCAGGAAtcagagaggaagaaaattggTTAGGATTGATTTATTGGGAAATGATGTGTTGTGGTTGTTAAGGAACTTCCATTCACATATCAAAGCTTGAATGGTAAAATCCCAAAGGTAGGAAGTGCAAACATTGGCCctgaatttttattgaaaatatagtGTAAAGTGGTGCATTCTTTGTTGATATACAAAGACACagatacacacacaaacatgcacacatatacatatagcTGTCTTCCTTATTGTAGGCGTTACATATTATCTCATTCCATGTTTTGCCTTTTATTTCCTTTCTATCTATTTGCAGTGCTGATATATATGTGTTTAGTTAGTTAACTTTCAGAAGTTAATGTAGGAGTCACAAAGTAGGTACCAACTATGTGGCTATACATTTGTTTTGAGCCATTTGGACTCGCTTCTCTAGCTAGTGAAACTTACAGGCAACTGATCCCACCTGCTAGAACCAGTTGTATATGAATGTTTAAGTCCATTTAATCATGCCTTCTTGCTTTCGTAGCTAGGCAATTCTTAAGTTAATTTAGTCATTGAGTGATTGGTTAATACCATTTTGTTATCTTGATAACaaatgaaaatgcaaaaaattatcttcacataaggtatttttttttttaatgaaacaaacGGAGCGTTAAGGaaaataatatatgaattttcAGTCAGAAAAGGTTTGGCtccaaatatgtttggagcTTTGAGCTCCAACCACCAATAGAAAAATGATGTGTCCTGTCATGTGCAGTGCATATGGTTCACTTGATTGGTTGGGTTAAATAAGTAATGTGTATTGCACATATAAGTGCTTGGAGCCAAACTTGTCTCATTCAGTTGATTATTTATTCCATATACTACATGTTTGTTCTTTAaagttttctttaatattttaatttcgtTGTAGAGTTTCAAAAGCATAAATAGGTCCTTATATAATATGGACTTAGAAATAAGATTTGAAACTTACAAAGTTGTGTGGTTCTTTTTCAACCCGTTTGGtttcaaaatattaagtaaGTAGATTATAGATTAACTTTTTACATATAATCTAAtttacttttaataaaaatcatGCATATTCCACTAGAATCATCcacataaaataaatgtaatacattaaaataaaaacaaactagCATAggtgaaaaaaaatgcaataaaattcaaacctTCTgataatactttttatatttattaggaaatacatataaaaaaatatcttagGTGTCTAAAgactaatatttacaaatttaaaaataaattttttttatgcattattccATTCCCATTTCTTGCCGATATCTCCTAAGGAAAATCCCAAATTGGATCCCAAATTGACGGGTTAGTGTGAGCTTATCCACATGGTAAATCTCTGTCTAGCGAATCCTAAATTGATGGGTTAGTGTGAGCTTATCCATGTGACCAATCTTTATCTAGCCCGAGGAAACCTTTGCACGCCTTCGTCACATTTTGGGAGGCTTACGCTCCATATAAACTGTCTACCTGAGATTGTCCCTTGGCCCATAGGTCTTGACACAAGGTTAGAATTTTAGCTCTTTAATAACTAATATATTGTAGTATACACTCTAACGAGCCATACTAGCCTAGTCTTTTGGTCTATTTGGTTCATTTTGGTCCTATTTCgtccacttcagtcctattTGGTCCCTTTGGtcttatttggtccactttggttctacTTGGTtcattcagtccactttggttctattcagtctgctttggtcctattcagtcgATTCGGTCTTATTTGCTCCAATTCGGTCTTATTCGGTTCTATTTGGTGCACTTCATtccattttgtccacttcattttaatttggtccattttgatCTACTTGGTTCTATCCTGTCAATTTCGGTCCACATTGGTCTAATTCtatctattcggtccatttgggtccaatttggtccattctgtctactttggtcctatttggtcttattcagtccactttggtcctattttgtcttatttggtccactttggtcctattagGTCCATTTGTGTCAACCTTGGACCATTtgttcaatttggtccattcggCATTTTTGTGCACTTACATAATAGGAAAAGATAGGTTTGAGTTGAAAGTATTCTAAATccaatatttaaaaagaaaatatctcaaatttgtaatatctaaaatgttaaaagcatattcttcttaaaaaaaaaaaaaaaaaaaaaaacttaagcatattatttattgttattatgttCTTGTTGAGTCATATTAAAGTAGCATtttggtctactttggtccGGCTAAATTTAATTGAAAGTCTAAGCATGAAAGCTATGAATATACAAATGTAATCTTTAAGGTAATAACCCACTTATTTTAACCTCATTGcttttaaatgaattgcatgaggttgattcaaaataaataaataaatatatatataatttttatttaactattctGTGCAAAAAAATGGATAGTGACTAGTTTATATTAAAAGAGGAAGTTGGATAGAATTTGGTTATATGTTCATTATCGAATCTGTTAATtgtagtttctcaaaaaaaaaaaaaaaaaaaaaaatctattaattgtaaaatttttatcataaaacgTACTTTCTCCGTTTCAAAGCAAATGGAGGAGATGATCATTTTCAAAGCTTTTTAACTCGAATGATTAACAAGCTTTCTTCTAAAAGTCTAGTTGCAGCTCAGTATGATTTGAAGCTCAATGCGATAGAAGAAGTTCAAAGTTCTTTGAAGCTCAAAAATATTTATGCTGGTCAATGGGaattagaattatttttaaatacaacatacattatatatacatttttatcTGCAGCTAATTGGTGCAGATTTTCAACCCACCATGAAAAGGAATAAGCGAGCAATCAAATATATCAAGGAATGCTGTCATGTAAAATAGTTGCCACAAGGCCCACAACCCAGTGACCacttcaaagtttcaaactacTGATGTTTTTTCCCATTCTTAAATGGACCGAAACGGACTTTATTCATGCACCTTAtaaagacctttacatgatagAAATTGGACTTCATTCATGCACCTTAtaaagacctttacatgatagAAATTCCAATCTAACGATGAGATAGAGATAAACTTAAGCTATCCTAAAACAATGAGATAAGAGATAAGATAACACCTATAGTAGAACAATGCTTTTGAAAATATCGACACAGAGGGtatttattcaaaaagaaaacccatcAACTAATACTCAATTAAATTAGTACAGATACAGCTAAACCACCAAGCCTATCACGGCTTTATACAAACATAGAGTTCAAATTGGATTTATAATAGGTAAATAAGTGTTGCACACAGACCATTATACACAATTTGACAGAGTCCAAAAAACAACTGAAAATATAGAACGGGCAAAtgttttttaaccttttttttttctagcattctgatcaaaacacaattttttggtCATCCCAGTCAGaaagtcaatttttttctaaCCCGATTTTCTGTTATGTatttctatctcaaaaaattCATAATGTATGTGAGAGACTATTGCTGTGAAAATCTAAGTTGATGACAGATGgtgaatattaaaatttaagggaataaaaagtaaaattttagtACATAAATGAATGTAAACGAATAAGGGAGTGTCCAACACAGAACTTTACTTTAAATGAGAGGAATACAATTGTGATATTAAGATAAACTATCAAAACATATTAACACTTGCATTCGGATACCCCAGATATGAGAAATTTGGGTTTATTCAGATATCAACTTTTATGAAATTACTACGCTGATGCACCAGCATCAAGCAATAACTTCAACTTCTAGCCATATAAGGCAAGTTTATTAATGCATATTAACCAGTTATTATTTACAGAATTGCTCGTCCTTGAGAGGAGTCACATTATGCATCCAAAGTCTCAACTCTTGTGTACAACATTCTACAAGAAGCTGAATGTTATTGCTTGTCAGTTGCCAATAGACAATACAGCTTACTTTGATATCTTAAAATGACTAATTTGGACGTTTTCAACACTGAGTTTCTGGAAATTACTCCGCTTTCTGTGAGTTATAAATTTGCCCCAGCTGTATGCCCTATATTTAGCAGGGTTTTGCTCACTTGTCAGCTCCTCCAAGGGCTCAACCATGGTGTAGGATGATGCGTGTAAGAAAAATGCAATGGAGAACCTTTCCCTCTCTGAGTTCACCACCACTCTATGCTCCACACTCTCATACTCGTCATTGGTCCAAACCTGCATAATTTTCCTTCTCTGAGTGAAACTGGTCTATAATAAAAGCCCCCAAATACATACCAATTCCAATATAGGGATGGTATTAATTTAATTGGACTAGTAATTATATCAATATGTTTTGTATATATGCATACATAGAAAAGTAGACAAAAAATGATTATAAATATTCTTTGCTTTAGGAATTGTACACAGAGTGTAGATACACACTAATGTCAAATACGATAATGTTATCAAATTATACTCTTTCAATTTTCCAAGGAAGAACTTTGCTTGTAAATGGTTCCTTGGGTAGTCAATCATGCACCCAGTAATTGTATTTGACAGCAAACATGTTGTACTTagaatcttaatttgattaattgaaaATGGTACCTGAGTAGTGTCACCAATGTTGATGATATAAGCATCTGGGGCGGATTTGACTCGAACCCACTCTCCATCTGTTTTCCGCTTCACTTCCAATCCTCCAACATCATCTTCGTTAAGGATGGTCAAGACACCACTATCCTGGTGTCTACCAAGACCTAGAGCTAAGTGAGGGGCAGGGCAAGGATTATAATGATTGAGTCGGATGTAGCTGGTTTGATCTTTGAAAAAGCCATGGAACCTATTTGCTGGCAAGCCTAGGCTCAGAGCAATAAGTTCCATCAACTTGTAAGCTAGCTTTACCATCTCTTGAGTATATTCTTGGCATACCTCCCTGCTTAGTTGTCAAGGTATTCCATCAGTTCACATAGGTTTCATCCTTGAATTTGTCCTCAAACCAGacttcaaatttgtttttcactCTAAAAGAAGAAACAATTTTTTGCAGAAACTTCTCCTATTTGTTAGTACTATTTATTGTATGACTTAAACAACAATCCATAACTCAACCAGCACTCATATGGCTTGCCAAATAATCTCAATTCCTGCCAAATATACCATGATAAATGGCAAATTGGCAACTGAACCTAAAGCAGGGGTTGTGCCCAAATTTTGGAAAgcataagagaaagaaaagatatgaaaacaaaaaggaaattgCTACAGGTACCGAAAATATGCACCGAATTCTTCACAACTTATTGCTTTTGTATTGCAGTGCCAGGCCTGGGGTGAATGCTTGTGAGATGGGTGTGAAAAATCCAGTGCATTTTTTCGGTGCCTATCGCACTACTCAAACAAAAGGCTAGGAAAGGCCACAGTGCTTATTGCTTAAGGTGTTTCaacttttgagttttaaatCAATAGTATAAGAGTTAACCTTAGGCCACAGTGCAATAACTAGCTTATTGCACGCACCATCCACTCTCTTGTGGTAAATATCTAAGTGTGTGCTACGATTTTACAAGGACGCTATACACTGTAGTCCTAAAATAATTGAACATTAAGCATATATTCTACTTGGTTCTCCCCCTTTACAAGGTTTCTCATCCATGAACAATACATCAAATTGAATGTTGCATGTTGAAGGAAGATATGAAAAAAAGTGGAGCAAGCAAGGGTTATATCCAGAGTTTGCTAGAAAAATGAAGTCAGTCAGTGGAGCCTGCTAGCAATGAGCTGTACTCATATGCTGTAAAGAATGCATGTACTGTGTTTATTATAGAGAGGTGATCTCACCAAATTAACGAAAACAGTGCTAGCAAAGCATATACTTATACAATCAACAATGCGTATGTCACTAACGTACTAACTATGAATCATACTAatgacttatatatatatatatatatatatgaatcaaAATTCATGaacatatcaatttattttagcAAGCTAGTTGTATTAATTGGTAATTGAGCTTATGAAATTTGTTGCTTTTGACTGGCTATATACTGGCAAACAGAGTAATTATTCGgtattcaaagtttcaaacatcccaaaaggagaaaaaggaaaaataaactACTCCAAACCCTGATTATAATTCTCAGTCTTCCATtccataataattatttttcctttttcttcttttgggttGTTAGTAAAAAGAATTATAATTCTCAGTCTTCTGTTGGATTTTTATGTTAGTAAAAAGAATTATAACCAgacttttgtttaattattaagACACAAATGATCTATAATAATTAGTACTATAATTtacaaaaacatattttcataGAACATAAATTATGTCAAATTACCTTAACTCAGGTGGATACTGAGGCCACTGGTTTTTCCACTCCGTGACTTCTTCATCATCAGGCTCAGGCGAGGCTGGGACAGTAACGGGATCATTTATGGTAAAATCAAACACCTCCCTCCAATCCTTAACATTCTTAGTATGTTCATTGTCATAGTGACCATACACCTTTTTCTCATTCTTCCTCACCTTACTCTTCTCTTCCGCACTCAGCGCAGAGAATTTTCTCGATGCACTATAAATCTTCTCGCGCTTCTCTAAAGGCACCCCATGGTTGATCACCTGGAAGAACCCCCACTCCTTGCATGCACTGCCTATCTCTTTGACAAGGCCTTCAATGGCAGAAACATTGTCAGGGGAGTGTATAGGAGAAAGATCGATTAATGGGATGCCTTGGCCTTCGATGTAGGAGATTTTTGGCCTGTGTTCAGGTTCTTGGATGAAAGCTGGGTCAACCTCTCCCATggtgattggtgattttttgtttgtgcAAAGTGAGGGTTTTCCTTTGTTCTTAGAGAGAGATTGAGTTTGATGTACATTGAACTTGGGCGTGATTTTGTTAGTGCGAAGAGACGGTTCTCTTCATTACAGATGGAAATGTTATGACTAGGAGACAAACCAAGCGTGCGTAGACACGAATGCAGTGACAAAAATAGCCACCTAGAATGTATATCCTATTATATCATGAATGTAAATTACATTCATGGTCATTGATTCTCATACATACTCTTTTGCAAATCATTCCCACCTATCActccttttatgttttaaatattAACATTACGCTTACAAACTACTAAAaccttttatgttttaaatattAACATTACGCTTACAAACTACTAAAACCTTGTAGTTTAACTTACATCTCTTGGTATTTTTATTCTATACACATTCAGAATTTAAATATCCATTTACctgttgtaactatcaaattaaaaataaaatgaacaacATTATGCTTAAATTAGGGATGATAATAATTGACGTGACCTCCAAATATGATATGAAGTTAGCAAGTTAAGGTGTTTAggtttaatgggtttgtgttaTATTTGGATCGACACAAATTGATCCATTTAATAAACCAATCAATTCCAATTCGGTATGCAAAATCTGTTTGAACCCAATTCATTTATCTGAAGGTCAATTTTACCAATTTACCCTTCAAAATTTAtgtttgtaattatattttaattattgttaaCTTTGTGCGGAATCTAGTTGCATACTTATACAttctataaaatattaaaattgctAATAGGTTATTTGTGTTAGGCAAACATGTTAACTTGACTACTTGACTTATATATTTATCAAATGGGTCGTGTCAAGTTATATTGAACTTAGGGTCAGTcttttattaaatgggttattTGAGTTGTGTTGTGTcaacctgtttaataaacatatCTTGTTAGGGTCAATGGATTCTAACACGATTAATAAACATGTTGTGTTTGTGTTGACCTATATAATCGAATACTTATGAGTCAATATGACACGAACAAAATACATGAACATGAATTATCATGCTTACATCGATAATTGTGAGTATAGAGTGTACGTGTAAGATTAGAGCGGTTTTTGCTTAATTGACCAAATAGCAATAAGTAGTATTTCAAAACTTCTAtataaaaatagcatttttattattatataaatatataattacaattGCAATTGATGTGGCCATTTTAAAAAACTGGTTCACCTGGATCTCAATTTTTTAGAGTTGAGTgcactaataataataataataaaaaagcttTCGAAGTCCGGCGGCTAGACTTGTCTACAAAGGCGAAGTGAACCTTTCTTCTCTTCAATTTTATTTCCGAGTTCTTTTCCCCTCTttcaatttatataatttttctttttcaatcatTCTCATTTTCAACATCCAAAAACTTACGTTTTTGCAAATTTTCCATATAACAATTTCCTGTGTTTTCTTTGATTAGTGCAATGATTACTCTATATATCATGACCTCGTAAAGGATGAAACATATGTTTTATTAGGAAAATACGTTGAAGCATATTCCATTATTAACATTTACATTATTGCTTGACTCTAAGATATTGAAACACAtgattctaaaaagaaaaaaagaaaaagatattgaaaGATGAAACACATCATGCTTGCCAAGTCTCTATGCAGATCATGGTACTCACAACAAGCTTATAAATGATTGCTTGCTAAACAGATAATAGTACCTCCAACAAGCTTAATCTGATATCCTAAAATGAGAAATTTGGAGATTTTCAACATTAAGTTTTTGGAAATTACTGCGCCTTTTGCTAGCTGTAAACTTGCCCCAATTGTATGCCCTATACTTAGCAGGGTTTTGCTCGTTTGTTAGCTCCTCTAAGGGCTTAATCATGACGTAGTGTGCCGGGTTGAAGAAAAATGGAACAGAGAACCTTTCTTTCTCTGGGTTCACCATGGCC encodes:
- the LOC126704589 gene encoding protein DMR6-LIKE OXYGENASE 2-like produces the protein MGEVDPAFIQEPEHRPKISYIEGQGIPLIDLSPIHSPDNVSAIEGLVKEIGSACKEWGFFQVINHGVPLEKREKIYSASRKFSALSAEEKSKVRKNEKKVYGHYDNEHTKNVKDWREVFDFTINDPVTVPASPEPDDEEVTEWKNQWPQYPPELREVCQEYTQEMVKLAYKLMELIALSLGLPANRFHGFFKDQTSYIRLNHYNPCPAPHLALGLGRHQDSGVLTILNEDDVGGLEVKRKTDGEWVRVKSAPDAYIINIGDTTQVWTNDEYESVEHRVVVNSERERFSIAFFLHASSYTMVEPLEELTSEQNPAKYRAYSWGKFITHRKRSNFQKLSVENVQISHFKISK